The Nocardioides pantholopis genome window below encodes:
- a CDS encoding nitrate/nitrite transporter encodes MSEQSTHGRVGNPWVMLAMATLGFALNFWAWALLSPLGPLFRKEGTLGDISESDVSLMVAVPVVVGSLGRIWIGALTDRYGGRIMFPLVSAATIVPILFLAFVAIDSYALILVGGFFLGIGGTAFAVGVPFVNAWFPPQRRGLATGIFGMGMGGTAISALTTVKIYENIDETAPFLITAAVLAVYAVVSWLVLRDAPDRQVPTTSLAQRLRSNAVLPITWQASILYAVAFGGYVAFSVYLPAYLQTAHDLSAADASNRMAGFVVVAVLMRPVGGWLCDRVDPVLVLAATYAVVAVGAAITAGNPPLDGIGTVAFLVMAAALGMGSGATFGLIAQAAEPARVGGVTGIVGAAGGLGGFVPPLLMGYIYGRTDSYAIGLWLLAITAALTLLLTVTVVRRTKELAHA; translated from the coding sequence ATGAGCGAGCAGTCCACGCACGGCCGAGTGGGCAACCCCTGGGTGATGCTCGCGATGGCGACCCTCGGCTTCGCGCTGAACTTCTGGGCCTGGGCGCTGCTCAGCCCGCTGGGTCCGCTCTTCCGCAAGGAGGGGACGCTCGGCGACATCAGCGAGTCCGACGTGTCGCTGATGGTGGCGGTGCCGGTGGTCGTCGGCTCGCTCGGCCGGATCTGGATCGGCGCCCTCACCGACCGCTACGGCGGCCGGATCATGTTCCCCCTGGTCTCCGCGGCGACGATCGTGCCGATCCTCTTCCTGGCGTTCGTCGCCATCGACTCCTACGCGCTGATCCTCGTGGGCGGGTTCTTCCTCGGCATCGGCGGCACCGCCTTCGCCGTCGGCGTGCCGTTCGTGAACGCCTGGTTCCCCCCGCAGCGGCGCGGCCTGGCGACCGGCATCTTCGGCATGGGCATGGGCGGCACCGCCATCAGCGCGCTGACCACCGTGAAGATCTACGAGAACATCGACGAGACCGCGCCGTTCCTGATCACCGCGGCCGTCCTGGCGGTCTACGCGGTCGTGTCGTGGCTGGTGCTGCGCGACGCCCCCGACCGGCAGGTGCCGACCACGAGCCTGGCCCAGCGGTTGCGCTCCAACGCGGTGCTGCCGATCACCTGGCAGGCCTCGATCCTGTACGCCGTGGCGTTCGGCGGGTACGTCGCGTTCTCGGTCTACCTCCCGGCCTACCTCCAGACCGCCCACGACCTGAGCGCCGCCGACGCCTCGAACCGGATGGCCGGCTTCGTCGTGGTCGCCGTGCTGATGCGCCCGGTCGGCGGCTGGCTGTGCGACCGGGTCGACCCGGTGCTGGTCCTGGCCGCGACCTACGCCGTGGTGGCCGTGGGTGCCGCGATCACCGCGGGCAACCCGCCGCTGGACGGGATCGGAACCGTCGCGTTCCTGGTGATGGCGGCCGCGCTCGGGATGGGCAGCGGTGCCACCTTCGGGCTGATCGCGCAGGCCGCCGAGCCGGCGCGGGTGGGCGGCGTGACCGGGATCGTGGGCGCGGCCGGTGGCCTGGGCGGCTTCGTGCCGCCGCTGCTCATGGGCTACATCTACGGCCGCACCGACTCCTACGCGATCGGGCTGTGGCTGCTGGCGATCACCGCGGCGCTGACCCTGCTCCTCACCGTCACCGTCGTCCGTCGTACGAAGGAGTTGGCGCACGCATGA
- the groL gene encoding chaperonin GroEL (60 kDa chaperone family; promotes refolding of misfolded polypeptides especially under stressful conditions; forms two stacked rings of heptamers to form a barrel-shaped 14mer; ends can be capped by GroES; misfolded proteins enter the barrel where they are refolded when GroES binds) has protein sequence MPKLIAFDEEARRGLERGMNTLADAVKVTLGPKGRNVVLEKKWGAPTITNDGVSIAKEIELEDPYEKIGAELVKEVAKKTDDVAGDGTTTATVLAQAMVREGLRNVAAGANPMSLKRGIEAAVAAVSEQLLAVAKDIETKEEIASTASISAADTTVGEIIAEAMDKVGKEGVITVEESNTFGLDLELTEGMRFDKGYISAYFVTDTERMETVLEDPYILIANQKVSNVKDLLPLLEKVMQSGKPLVIIAEDVDGEALSTLVVNKIRGTFKSVAVKAPGFGDRRKAMLQDIAILTGGQVISEEVGLKLETTDVALLGQARKVVITKDETTIVEGAGDAAQIEGRVNQIRAEIENSDSDYDREKLQERLAKLAGGVAVIKVGAATEVELKERKHRIEDAVRNAKAAVEEGIVAGGGVALVQAAAVAFDKLDLVGEEATGANIVRVATEAPLKQIAINAGLEGGVVAEKVRNLTPGHGLNAATGEYVDMLAAGIIDPAKVTRSALQNAASIAALFLTTEAVIADKPEKTPAMPDPSGGMGGMDF, from the coding sequence ATGCCGAAGCTGATTGCATTCGATGAGGAGGCCCGGCGCGGCCTCGAGCGTGGCATGAACACGCTCGCCGACGCCGTGAAGGTCACCCTCGGCCCCAAGGGCCGCAACGTCGTGCTCGAGAAGAAGTGGGGCGCGCCCACCATCACCAACGATGGTGTGAGCATCGCCAAGGAGATCGAGCTCGAGGACCCGTACGAGAAGATCGGTGCCGAGCTCGTCAAGGAGGTCGCCAAGAAGACCGACGACGTCGCGGGCGACGGCACCACCACCGCCACCGTGCTCGCCCAGGCCATGGTCCGCGAGGGGCTGCGCAACGTCGCGGCCGGCGCGAACCCGATGAGCCTCAAGCGCGGCATCGAGGCCGCCGTGGCCGCCGTGTCCGAGCAGCTGCTCGCCGTGGCCAAGGACATCGAGACCAAGGAGGAGATCGCCTCCACCGCCTCGATCTCCGCCGCTGACACCACCGTCGGCGAGATCATCGCCGAGGCGATGGACAAGGTCGGCAAGGAAGGCGTCATCACCGTCGAGGAGTCGAACACCTTCGGGCTCGACCTCGAGCTCACCGAGGGCATGCGCTTCGACAAGGGCTACATCTCGGCGTACTTCGTCACCGACACCGAGCGGATGGAGACGGTCCTGGAGGACCCCTACATCCTGATCGCGAACCAGAAGGTCTCGAACGTCAAGGACCTGCTGCCGCTGCTCGAGAAGGTCATGCAGTCCGGCAAGCCGCTGGTGATCATCGCCGAGGACGTCGACGGCGAGGCTCTCTCCACGCTGGTCGTCAACAAGATCCGCGGCACCTTCAAGTCCGTCGCCGTCAAGGCCCCGGGCTTCGGTGACCGCCGCAAGGCCATGCTCCAGGACATCGCGATCCTGACCGGTGGCCAGGTCATCTCCGAGGAGGTCGGCCTCAAGCTCGAGACCACCGACGTCGCGCTCCTCGGCCAGGCCCGCAAGGTCGTCATCACGAAGGACGAGACCACGATCGTCGAAGGCGCCGGCGACGCCGCCCAGATCGAGGGCCGGGTCAACCAGATCCGCGCCGAGATCGAGAACTCCGACTCCGACTACGACCGCGAGAAGCTGCAGGAGCGCCTGGCCAAGCTGGCCGGCGGCGTTGCGGTCATCAAGGTCGGCGCGGCCACCGAGGTCGAGCTCAAGGAGCGCAAGCACCGCATCGAGGACGCCGTTCGCAACGCGAAGGCGGCCGTCGAGGAGGGCATCGTCGCCGGCGGCGGCGTCGCCCTGGTGCAGGCTGCGGCCGTGGCGTTCGACAAGCTGGACCTGGTCGGCGAGGAGGCGACGGGCGCGAACATCGTGCGCGTGGCCACCGAGGCGCCGCTGAAGCAGATCGCGATCAACGCCGGCCTCGAGGGCGGCGTCGTGGCGGAGAAGGTGCGCAACCTGACCCCGGGTCACGGCCTCAACGCGGCCACCGGCGAGTACGTCGACATGCTCGCTGCGGGCATCATCGACCCCGCCAAGGTCACCCGCTCGGCGCTGCAGAACGCCGCGTCGATCGCCGCGCTGTTCCTCACCACCGAGGCGGTCATCGCCGACAAGCCCGAGAAGACCCCGGCCATGCCGGACCCCTCGGGCGGCATGGGCGGCATGGACTTCTGA
- a CDS encoding ATP-grasp domain-containing protein: protein MSDVLLVTCALLPDGEAGGDLLVAQLAERGHTARWAVWDDPAVDWAAADLVAVRSAWDYQRRCPEFLAWARSTAAVTPVLNGPDVFAWNADKRYLLDLAALVPVVPTALLDEAGLVPGLTAALERWGTVVIKPRTGAGGVGVVVADSLTDLRLEGLVVAPWVVQPLVESVRTSGESSVYVLGGGAVAQVDKAATGEEIRVHELYGGSSRPVPLDADAAVLAEDAVRAAAGLLDADLPYARVDLMRGAGGWVVSELELIEPGLYLDVQPALAGRFADLVARYA, encoded by the coding sequence GTGAGTGACGTCCTCCTGGTGACCTGCGCCCTGCTGCCCGACGGCGAGGCCGGCGGCGACCTGCTGGTGGCGCAGCTCGCCGAGCGCGGCCACACGGCGCGGTGGGCGGTCTGGGACGACCCGGCCGTCGACTGGGCGGCCGCGGACCTGGTCGCGGTCCGCTCGGCCTGGGACTACCAGCGGCGCTGCCCGGAGTTCCTGGCCTGGGCGCGCTCCACGGCCGCCGTCACGCCGGTGCTGAACGGCCCGGACGTGTTCGCTTGGAACGCCGACAAGCGCTACCTGCTCGACCTCGCGGCGCTGGTGCCGGTCGTGCCGACCGCCCTGCTCGACGAGGCGGGCCTGGTCCCCGGGCTGACCGCGGCCCTCGAGCGCTGGGGGACCGTCGTGATCAAGCCGCGCACCGGCGCCGGCGGGGTCGGGGTCGTGGTCGCCGACAGCCTCACCGACCTGCGCCTGGAGGGGCTGGTCGTGGCGCCGTGGGTGGTGCAGCCGCTGGTCGAGTCGGTGCGCACGAGCGGCGAGAGCTCGGTCTACGTGCTCGGCGGCGGCGCGGTCGCGCAGGTCGACAAGGCGGCGACGGGGGAGGAGATCCGGGTGCACGAGCTGTACGGCGGGAGCTCGCGGCCGGTGCCGCTGGACGCCGACGCCGCGGTGCTCGCCGAGGACGCCGTCCGGGCCGCCGCCGGCCTCCTGGACGCCGATCTCCCCTACGCCCGGGTCGACCTGATGCGCGGTGCCGGCGGCTGGGTGGTCAGCGAGCTGGAGCTGATCGAGCCGGGCCTCTACCTCGACGTGCAGCCCGCGCTGGCGGGCCGCTTCGCAGACCTCGTCGCGCGCTACGCCTGA
- a CDS encoding YciI family protein, whose amino-acid sequence MEPTTPTTTTYAVLLPGDEGAWERATAEQRAATYARHGEFSRLLAERGHQVVGGAELAHSRTARTVRSGADGPLVTDGPYAESVEQLSGFYLVRSDDPEDLLEICTLLADGDGGVEVRATVDPEGDPA is encoded by the coding sequence ATGGAACCCACCACCCCCACGACCACGACGTACGCCGTGCTGCTGCCGGGCGACGAGGGCGCCTGGGAGCGCGCCACCGCCGAGCAGCGTGCGGCGACCTATGCCCGGCACGGCGAGTTCTCCCGGCTGCTCGCCGAGCGCGGGCACCAGGTCGTCGGCGGCGCCGAGCTCGCCCACTCCCGCACCGCCAGGACCGTGCGCTCCGGCGCCGACGGGCCGCTGGTCACCGACGGCCCGTACGCCGAGTCGGTCGAGCAGCTGAGCGGCTTCTACCTCGTCCGCAGCGACGACCCCGAGGACCTGCTGGAGATCTGCACGCTGCTGGCCGACGGCGACGGCGGCGTCGAGGTACGCGCGACCGTCGACCCGGAGGGGGACCCGGCATGA
- a CDS encoding YciI family protein, translating into MKFLVLMAEEDHFAKWDRADAALRERVVADFTAFDAAVAERGSVLAGEALDHPGAARTVRPGADRPVTDGPYAEAVEQLGGLYLIDVPSMEDAVQLAALLPREYAVEVRPVVEVEL; encoded by the coding sequence ATGAAGTTCCTGGTGCTGATGGCCGAGGAGGACCACTTCGCCAAGTGGGACCGGGCCGACGCGGCCCTGCGCGAGCGCGTCGTCGCCGACTTCACTGCCTTCGACGCGGCGGTCGCCGAGCGGGGGTCGGTACTCGCCGGCGAGGCGCTCGACCACCCAGGGGCGGCCCGCACGGTGCGGCCCGGCGCGGACCGGCCGGTCACCGACGGCCCGTACGCCGAGGCGGTCGAGCAGCTCGGCGGCCTCTACCTGATCGACGTGCCGTCGATGGAGGACGCGGTCCAGCTGGCCGCGCTGCTGCCGCGCGAGTACGCCGTGGAGGTCCGGCCGGTCGTGGAGGTCGAGCTCTGA
- a CDS encoding RNA polymerase sigma factor: protein MADPGGLLEDERLRLVLLCAHPRLSPEAAAALSLRLVVGVPTEDVARLFLVSTATMAARLTRARKRLADVRPQVPRGADLDERVGVVADVAYLAFTAGYAPGAGADVLRADVAGEAVRLVRVLRAVLPEPVPEVDALLALVLLQHSRRDARVAAGRLVLLPDQDRRRWHHDEALEALELLRPLVHAPPAPYLLQALVAAEHAIAQSPEETCWTRIVERYDELLALGDSPVVRLNRAVALAEARGPAAGLDALDGVALPGHRLPAARAELLARLGRHAEARTAFDTALALCRNEAEAAHLAERRAGAFRGG, encoded by the coding sequence ATGGCCGATCCCGGCGGACTGCTCGAGGACGAGCGGCTGCGGCTGGTGCTGCTCTGCGCACACCCGCGGCTCTCCCCGGAGGCCGCCGCCGCGCTGAGCCTGCGCCTGGTGGTCGGCGTGCCCACCGAGGACGTCGCGCGGCTGTTCCTGGTGAGCACCGCGACGATGGCCGCCCGGCTCACCCGCGCCCGCAAGCGCCTGGCCGACGTCCGTCCGCAGGTGCCGCGCGGGGCGGACCTGGACGAGCGGGTCGGGGTCGTGGCCGACGTCGCGTACCTCGCCTTCACCGCCGGCTACGCGCCCGGCGCCGGCGCCGACGTGCTGCGCGCGGACGTCGCCGGCGAGGCGGTCCGGCTGGTGCGGGTGCTGCGCGCGGTGCTGCCGGAGCCGGTCCCGGAGGTCGACGCGCTGCTCGCCCTCGTCCTGCTCCAGCACTCCCGGCGGGACGCCCGGGTGGCCGCGGGCCGGCTGGTGCTCCTCCCCGACCAGGACCGCAGGCGCTGGCACCACGACGAGGCGCTCGAGGCGCTGGAGCTGCTCCGCCCGCTCGTGCACGCGCCGCCCGCGCCGTACCTGCTCCAGGCGCTGGTGGCCGCCGAGCATGCGATCGCGCAGTCGCCGGAGGAGACCTGCTGGACGCGCATCGTGGAGCGGTACGACGAGCTGCTCGCGCTCGGCGACTCCCCGGTGGTCCGGCTCAACCGCGCCGTCGCGCTGGCCGAGGCGCGCGGCCCCGCGGCGGGGCTCGACGCCCTCGACGGCGTCGCCCTGCCCGGGCACCGGCTGCCCGCCGCCCGCGCCGAGCTGCTGGCTCGCCTCGGCCGGCACGCGGAGGCGCGCACGGCGTTCGACACGGCGCTCGCGCTGTGCCGCAACGAGGCCGAGGCGGCCCACCTGGCCGAGCGCCGGGCCGGCGCGTTCAGAGGGGGGTGA